A part of Pungitius pungitius chromosome 15, fPunPun2.1, whole genome shotgun sequence genomic DNA contains:
- the LOC119209075 gene encoding cullin-3-like, with translation MSNLKGGPKKDTKMRIRAFPMTMDEKYVNNIWDLLKNAIQEIQRKNNSGLSFEELYRNAYTMVLHKHGEKLYTGLREVVTEHLINKVREDVLNSLNNNFLQTLNQAWNDHQTAMVMIRDILMYMDRVYVQQNNVENVYNLGLIIFRDQVVRYGCIRDHLRQTLLDMIARERKGEVVDRGAIRNACQMLMILGLDGRSVYEEDFEGPFLDMSAEFFQMESQKFLAENSASVYIKKVEARINEEIERVMHCLDKSTEEPIVKVVERELISKHMKTIVEMENSGLVHMLKNGKTEDLACMYKLFSRVPNGLKTMCECMSSYLREQGKALVSEEGEGKNPVDYIQGLLDLKTRFDRFLLESFNNDRLFKQTIAGDFEYFLNLNSRSPEYLSLFIDDKLKKGVKGLTEQEVESILDKAMVLFRFMQEKDVFERYYKQHLGRRLLSNKSVSDDSEKNMISKLKTECGCQFTSKLEGMFRDMSISNTTMDEFRQHIQTTSASLSGVDLTVRVLTTGYWPTQSATPKCTIPPSPRHAFEVFRRFYLAKHSGRQLTLQHHMGGADLNATFYGTIKKEDGSEVGVGGAQVTGSNTRKHILQVSTFQMTILMLFNNREKCTFEEIQQETDIPERELVRALQSLACGKPTQRVLTKEPKSKEIESGHVFTVNDQFTSKLHRVKIQTVAAKQGESDPERKETRQKVDDDRKHEIEAAIVRIMKSRKKMQHNVLVAEVTQQLRARFLPSPVVIKKRIEGLIEREYLARTPEDRKVYTYVA, from the exons ATGTCCAACCTCAAAGGCGGCCCCAAGAAGGACACCAAGATGCGGATACGAGCCTTTCCT ATGACAATGGATGAGAAGTATGTGAACAACATCTGGGACCTGCTTAAGAATGCCATCCAGGAGATCCAGAGGAAGAACAACAGTGGACTAAGCTTTGAGGAGCTGTACAGGAACGCCTATACCATGGTGCTCCACAAGCACGGGGAGAAGCTCTACACGGGCCTTAGGGAGGTCGTCACAGAGCACCTCATCAACAAA GTACGGGAAGACGTCTTAAACTCTCTAAATAATAATTTCCTGCAAACATTGAATCAGGCGTGGAATGACCATCAGACTGCAATGGTTATGATCAGAGACATCCTCATGTACATG GACCGGGTCTATGTGCAACAGAACAATGTGGAGAATGTCTACAACCTCGGCCTCATCATATTCAGAGACCAGGTGGTGCGCTACGGTTGCATCCGAGACCACCTACGTCAGACGCTACTGGACATGATCGCTcgtgagaggaagggagaggttGTCGACCG GGGCGCGATCAGAAACGCCTGCCAGATGCTGATGATTCTCGGCCTGGACGGCAGGTCTGTGTACGAGGAGGACTTCGAGGGTCCTTTCCTGGATATGTCGGCGGAGTTCTTCCAG ATGGAGAGCCAAAAGTTCCTAGCAGAAAACAGTGCCAGTGTCTACATTAAGAAGGTAGAGGCCAGAATCAACGAGGAGATAGAGCGGGTTATGCACTGCCTGGACAAATCTACAGAGGAGCCCATCGTCAAGGTGGTGGAAAGGGAGCTCATTTCTAAGCACATGAAGACCATTGTGGAGATGGAGAACTCTGGCCTTGTCCATATGCTCAAGAACGGCAAGACAGAAG ACCTGGCATGCATGTACAAGCTGTTCAGTCGGGTGCCAAATGGCCTGAAAACTATGTGCGAGTGCATGAGCTCTTACCTGAGGGAGCAAGGCAAAGCTCTAGTGTCAGAAGAAGGAGAGGGCAAGAACCCTGTTGACTATATCCAG GGCCTGCTAGACCTGAAGACCCGGTTTGATCGATTCCTCCTCGAGTCCTTCAACAATGACAGACTTTTCAAACAAACCATAGCAGGAGACTTTGAGTATTTCCTCAACCTCAACTCCCGCTCACCAGAGTACCTTTCACTCTTTATTGATGACAAGCTCAAGAAGGGTGTCAAAGGG CTGACAGAACAGGAGGTGGAGTCCATCCTTGACAAGGCCATGGTGTTGTTCCGGTTTATGCAAGAGAAGGATGTGTTTGAAAGGTACTACAAGCAACATCTGGGCCGCAGGCTCCTCAGCAACAAGAGTGTCTCCGACGACTCAGAGAAGAACATGATCTCCAAGCTCAAG ACAGAATGTGGCTGTCAGTTCACCTCAAAACTGGAAGGAATGTTCAGAGACATGAGCATATCCAACACCACCATGGATGAGTTCAGGCAACACATACAAACCACGTCG GCATCTCTAAGCGGTGTGGACCTCACAGTAAGAGTTCTAACGACTGGCTACTGGCCTACACAGTCGGCAACACCTAAATGcaccatccccccctcccccagacaTGCCTTTGAAGTCTTTAGAAG gttTTACCTCGCTAAGCACAGTGGTAGGCAGCTAACACTGCAACATCATATGGGCGGAGCAGACCTAAACGCAACCTTCTACGGCACTATTAAAAAG GAAGATGGCTCAGAGGTGGGCGTAGGCGGTGCGCAGGTGACTGGCTCAAACACCCGGAAGCACATTCTGCAGGTCTCCACTTTCCAGATGACCATCCTCATGCTCTTCAACAACAGAGAAAAGTGCACATTCGAG GAGATCCAGCAGGAAACGGATATTCCTGAACGGGAGTTAGTGCGAGCGCTGCAGTCTTTGGCCTGCGGGAAGCCAACGCAGAGAGTTCTCACCAAGGAGCCCAAGTCCAAGGAAATCGAGAGCGGCCACGTGTTTACAGTTAACGATCAGTTTACTTCCAAACTGCACAGAGTTAAAATACAGACAG TTGCTGCTAAACAAGGGGAGTCGGACCCCGAACGGAAAGAGACGCGGCAGAAAGTGGATGATGACAGGAAGCATGAGATCGAGGCAGCCATTGTCCGAATCATGAAGTCTAGGAAGAAGATGCAGCACAATGTCCTTGTGGCTGAG GTGACTCAGCAGCTGCGGGCACGTTTTCTCCCGAGCCCTGTCGTAATTAAAAAGCGCATAGAAGGACTAATAGAAAGAGAATACTTGGCAAGGACGCCAGAAGATCGCAAAGTATACACCTACGTTGCATAG